The Apium graveolens cultivar Ventura chromosome 3, ASM990537v1, whole genome shotgun sequence sequence CCGCCGTTGCGTTTGCTGCAGTAAATTTATCACTGATATTTAGTGCAATAAGacaaaatatattaaaataatctAACTTTAATGCGATAGATGTAACTCCGTCCCAGTATTTATAaaacaaacacgtaacatgtttTATTGTCTCACCAATAAGTTTGCTTCAACAAACACTTGTCGGGGATAGGGACACGGACACGGACACGGACACGGACGCTTGTGTATACATATGTTAAGTGTAGGGAGGAGAGATGACcatcaattatatatataatagagcaactAAGGGGTTTATTGAGATATTTTATTCCTTATAAAATTATCAAAATACTCCTCATATTTATATATGTTAATAACTTTTCATTTATTATACACATATTAATTACAACTAATGTGAATGTATTAATTAGTCTAACTCATTATGACATATATTTATTACTATTTCatcatttaaaataatatataactatatatatatatattacatctATCTTAATATTAAAACTGAAcataattttaacacaattttaaaaaattattattttgagTGAATATATTTAATACAAAAactatttttaagaaaaaaaaataggtTAGTGTACTAAGACTTCAGCGTGAAAAACCTaaattattctaaattatttttataagaatgGTACAAGGAATTATTATAAAAAAGCATAGCTATCATCAGACGACCAAAACTAAACGTACACAAATATTAGATCGAAAGATATACGTGACATAATACTAAAAGTTTTAAACGTATATAAATGTAACAAATATCGTACTTTAATTTTATGGGGTCATTAATCTTACGACACAGGCTACTCGGAGATTATTAATCCCACAATACGAAGATTTTAGGGTGATGAGTACAAATTATTTTTATGCGAATGTTATAAAAAaatctattataaaaaaatatagtTGTCATCATACGACTGAAACCAAACGTACACAAATATTAGATCGAAAGATATATGTCATATAATGCTAAAAAATTAAacgtatttatatatatagaaaaTAAATATTGAACTTTCATCTATATAACAAAACAGTTGAACAAATTTGTAGGATTATTAATCTTAAGATACAAACTTTTCGGAGATAATTAATCTTACAATACATATTTTCACCAAGATCAATAATTATGTAACTTATTTATCACCCAGTTTATTCGTATTTTAAATAAACCCGTGACTTGCACGGgttaagagcatctccaaccatGACCTCCTGTTAGCTAAAAATCCTATGTGGCACTCTGATATAGATATTAGGTAAAAAAAACACCACTCCAACCACATCACCTGTTAGCAAAAAATTTAGATATCCTTCATCTCGTCTTCTATATTTGTTGAATCTGTAGGTGTTAGCTATATCTTTCACGTCAGATTTAATTAATGTTTAAACCTAAAACTACACATTACTACGTACATATACACATTAATACAtgcatatatttatataatatttaatacataaatattaaaattattattttatatataatatttttaatttatataatattaagtgtgaaaatatttttctcttattaacaaaatttattaattatttttaacaaacaatatatatatatatatataatacaatatatattagtaactttttattaaaaatatttttgttatatttatatgttattatattttcagttgtaataattattaacttacaattatatattttattcatgtattgaattaagtattaactaaatttatttaattatttaaagtttatataTAAATCTGAAAAATAGGAATAAAACAATATTTTTTATTATAGCTAATGATTATAGCTAATACCACTGGACTGCATGCCCTTACAGGTTCAATAAAATTTTACATAATCCTGATTTGGTTAACCATTTTAGAAAAACCAAAATATCCACCATTTGGGAAGATTTGCCCAAAATACCACCGGCGGGGAAAGTGCACAAAATACCCACCGAATACGCATTATCATCATGCgtattctatttttttaaaaaaatacaaataaTACGCATGTGAGACATGcgtatttatttttttatatttttttaaaaaatagaatacGCATCTGTAACATGCGTATTcggtgggtattttgggcactTTTCCGCCGATGAGTATTTTGGGAACTTGAAGCTGGAAAGTGGTGTACGGTCGTAGATGCTCTAAGGAGCTAGTTATCGAATAATAGACCACCTGTTACAACTACAAAAACTCTTGAAACCGTCAAGACTTCAAGTACACCTTATATACCTTATGGGTGAAGCTGTAAGTTTTCTTGTGTGAATCATCATAGTTAACAATCTCGATTTCTCTTCAATCATTGTACTTAATAACCTATCATTTACATCATCATGTTTTTTTTTCTTGACAACTATTAACATCATGATGTTACTCTTTCATTAAAACCTTATTTTTATAGGACTATTGCTGCTGCTGTTGAATAAGACTGAGATTTGTAGACTGGAGTATATACCAAGGATGCATTGTATAGTTCAAGGTCAATTTGTAATTACCCCTGAGAACCAGAGTACAATTTCTTGCAAATTGCTGTTTTATAATCATTAATGTGATCATCAGCTGCACATATCTCGTAGCCGTCACATGTGCACTATATATATTTATGGCGTAAGGTTCAGCACAAACAATTTACGTATCGTACGTACTGGGGAATAATGTCGCGGTACGTGAAAATATGAATTCCGTTCACATAAAAAGTCGGGGGAGGATCTAGTAAGGGGTATAGGGGAATACGTGTCCCTCCTAAAACAAAATTTTACGTTTTTTCACcattaatttttttgaaaatatatgaaACTGCAACCCGAGAATTTaaaaatataagaatatatattcaaaatatagaCCGTTTCCCTCCCCCGAAATTTGAAACCTGAATTCCGCCCTTGCTAAAAACCCTAATTTAAACGTATCGCAGAATTATACCGTAGTATGGTATAACATACGCTTGATGTAGACCAAGCCCCGTGACATTTAGGTTGAATACATTAGGTGTGGGAAAGAGAACAACTGCAAAAAATATTCAGATCATGAATATGTAATGCAAGAATAGAAAAAGAAGTTTTGAAACGTGTAATTATGTTTTAAAAGTCAACTATAAGTAGTACTTATTTATTCTTAAACAGAATCATTTCTTTAACAGCTCATTAGGAGTATAAGACAGGGTAGTATTAAGCAGAAACACTGAAATGCTATGCACAATTCAGAATTGTTCTGCAATTAAACAACCTGAAATGAAATCTCCGGTTGAGACGCAAACAAATGATGAAGTACCTAGTTTATACATAAACAATGAGTACTATAATATGTTGTCTGGATCGTGATCGTCTGCCAGCTAAGACAACGAACCTAATTACACTGGGATCGTGATCAACTGATACATCctcatattatttttaaacaaCTCCAGACGCGACGCCAATGTACATTTTAAATCATTGGACTGATTATGAGGCATTACAATATACATCTGTAACGAAAACGATTGTTGATCTACTACTGTAGTTTATTCATTTATTTGTTTCCATATGCATAATATCAGACATATCAGACTTATTTGATAGTTAATTGATCCTCGCCTGAACTTTTTACGACAAACTCATTCAGAATCAGGATCCGGGGTTAGTAAGTGAGGACGTAGGCACGGTGTTGGACCACtgaataaaagatatctgataTATAAGAATGAAAGAGAACTGATGTGTCCTGACTGATTAAGGTAATGCGCAGGAACATAAAGCCTTTGATCTTCTGATGCATATAAGGAACAAATTCTGCTAGCTAATCTGAATTCTAGTAGTTGAATATTTTTAGCGAGAATTTGTTTTTTTGCAATCATTGCTTGCTGATGTGGTAGTACatgtttatattatatttagCTTCAAGATTAGAATTTTTATTTGATAATGGTGCAGTAAACGTGGCTCTACGTGTATTTGCTGTGTAATGCATAATTGTTAATTAGCAAGATTAGAATATAATCAAGAAGCTTTCAAGTAATTTGTTTTCTTCTGCGCTTAATCTGGCTATAAATATAAAGGTGTCGAATTATATCATGAACACCAACCTAcaagtctctctctctctctgatctctctgatctctctctctctctctctctctctctctctctctctctctctctctctctctctctctctctctctctctctctctctctctctctctctctctctccctctctctctctccctccctctctccctccctctccctctctctctctctccctccctccctacATTCAACGCTTTAAGCCTAGAATAGAATTCTTTAAGCTGATTAATTTAGAAGATGAAAGAGAACATGGGAAACCCGTTACAATTGAAATCTTTGAACCATATCTCTGTAGTTTGCCGATCAGTTACAGAGTCTCTTGATTTCTATCAGAATGTTCTTGGTTTCTTCCCTATCAGAAGGCCTGGTTCATTCAATTTTGACGGAGCTTGGTACATTTATTTGTTATCCTCTATACCTGAGATTACTTTTCGCGTTCCTGATATATGTTTTCTGTTGGTGAAGAACGTGTACTTGTGCTAACAAATTTGCATTTATATTGTGTAGGTTATTCAATTACAGTATCGGCATTCATCTCTTGCAATCTGAAGACCCCGAAGGGATGCCTAAGACCAGCGCGATAAATCCCAAAGACAATCACATCTCCTTCCAAGTATATTTCAGACTTGATCAAACATATAGTATCAGTTTATAACATTTACGCTATTCATAGACTGGTGTAATTAAAATTCAAAACTACATATAGTTCGAGTTGAGGCATAATCTGCAGAGATGTGACAGCATTTGAATTCCTCGAGCTAAccatattaattttttttaatgcAGTGCGAAAGCATGTCAGCAGTTGAGAAAAAACTGACAGAAATGAAGATAGAGTACGTCAAGGCAAGGGTGGAAGAAGGTGGAGTTTACGTAGACCAGCTCTTCTTCCACGATCCAGACGGTCTGATGATCGAAATCTGCAACTGCGACAACATACCAGTTGTTCCCCTAGCCGGAGAATCCCTGCGTATGTGTTCACTTGTTAGTTGCAGTGTGCAACAAAAGCAGCTACTTGAAACAATCTCAGCACTGCATATCGAAAAATGAAGATGACAAGTTTTTGCCTTAAAATTCCTGTCAGGATCATATTGGCGATTAAGCAATCAAGCATCAGTTTTATTATTGTTGTATTAATTTTGTTAATTTGTATCTGGTGAGCTGTGATGTTATGTAGAGTTTGGACGTGAAAGAGAGAGGACAAGTTGGCAAATTTAATTTACCAATTTGTGAGATTATGTGCTTTATTATTAGTTTATTTATTTTCGTCGTTGTTCGATCATGATAGTGATAATATTAATGGTATTATATTTCTGTATCGCCGCATTTTTCTCAATTAtattcttatttaattattcacGTATTATTTAATGCTTAATGAGTCCAGTGTACAACAAACGTACGTTATAGCATATCATAACGCCGTACGTGTAGATTATGATTTTTGGTGTGAATGCATGGGCACGTAATTTCACGTACTGCGATATAATATGTTACAGAAATCGTTTGTCCCGGACCATCCACCTTACGTAACTAACGAAGTCACAAGTAAGCTTAGTAAATTACATGCACCTATTGGTAGAACTTGGAAGGAAAGGCAAGGAGATGCAAGAAGATGGCATTTCACATAATCAAATCTAGATATTTCATGGAACTTTATCTACTGGAGTAAAAATGTTGTTAGTCAGCTGTTACTGAACTAGGATTTCACATGCTACTTAATTATTCTCGTATTATTTAATACTTATCGGGTCCAGTCTACAACAAACGTACGTTATAACATATCATATCGCGGTACGTGTAGATTAGGATTTTTGGTATGAATGCACGGGTACATAATTTCACGTACTGCGATATGATATGTTACAGAAATCGTTTGTTGGACCATCCACCTTAATTAACGAAGTCATAAGTAAGCTTAGTAAATTACATGCACCTATTGGTAGAAGGAAAGGCAAGGAGATGTAAGAAGATGGCATTTCACAGAAACAACCAAAACTAGATACTTCAAGGAACTTTATATAACTGGAGTAGAAATGCTGTTAGTCTGTTACACAGCTAGTACAGTCTGCAGTTTCTATATTTCCACAGACCTGTTTCTTTAAGCAAATTATAATCCTGATATACATGTTCAGCAACTAAAAGCGAAAAAGTTACAGAAAAGTGCAACATGATGATCAATAGTAAGCTTCTTAACCGAACACCAAGGACAACTCGACGGGGATCAAACAAACCTGCAGTTTGGAAAACCTTTTGTGTTGTGAAGCCTGAGAGCCTTCAAATCTCTAGTTTTACAGCCATAGACTATGCCTGAAAACAAATAAGATAGGCATTAAAATTAGACAGACCATAACCTACTACCTTTTGAGCTTGTTAGCTACTCAGGAGACACCAACTCAAGCTAATCGAAACAACAGCAAAGCCTGCATGAAGTTGACCATCCACACTGATTTTATTGATGGCGATAATGGGAGTTTTACATGCTTGACTGCACTCACAGTATACGACTTGCAGGATCCGATCAGTGTAAGTGTCAAGATCATATATAACATTGTAAACAACATGTTTCACACACTAAGATTCATTTACTGCACAGGAATGTTCTAGGAAATGACAAATGATGCATGTCACAGAGCAATTGAAAGTACAATATTAGAGGAACAGAAGTAGTAGTAAAAAAAGCACGAAATAACACCAAAGATGACAGGAGGCAACCTGGAGTAGAAGAATTAGAATTTACCACCGCCACATTAGTAATTAGAAATTTGTTTAACAACAGGGACCTCCTGCAGGTGTCATTTTCTGGATAACAGAAGAAGAAAATCGAATTAGCTTGTTTTTCCTCTAAAACACTTGCAACTTACCAAGGGCTGGACTCTGAAGAGCACTGTAATACGAAAAAACATCTAAGATTCTACGCGTTTATTGCATAACCACTCTACCAAAGACTATTCATTTATCACGTAAAACCAGTCACTTGCATGAGAAATATGATGAAACAGTCCGGGCTAAAATGTGAAAATCATTTTCATTAACTAAGCAATACATTATAGAGTACTAGAGTCGAACTATGTTATGTGAGAAATCAATTTTTACAAAACTGACAATCGTTGCCTGAGGAAGCCTCTTAGACGCTAAGATGAACTCTGATACGATGCAAGCAAGTCATGCTCCAAAAACGCAATATTGACAAGTACATTCACAAATCACAAGTTGACAAGAGGGAATGCATAAACTTTGTTTCTAGTATCACTGTACCAGTCTTGAATAGATTACCTCAGGGCCGTCGTTGTCTGTACTTCTCCTATCGACTCTGCCAGAAATCGAGCCCCTGTCCAAAGAGAAACTTCCACAGTTTTCAATAATTCAGAAGGCACTCAAATCAATGGGTCAATGCAGCTTCATATATAAAGACAGGAGCGACAACATATGTCTTATGCCCTTTGTCTATCTCCCATTGTTGTGAATGTGATTATCATATTATTGCTGTGTAATTTTCAACACCGAAGAACCAAACAACAAGTATTAAACATATAGTTCCCAGTCGGATTAAACTTAAATACAACCGAACCAAGTGTCCAAATGTCTCGATGTGGTACCGGAGTACTGTACTGGAAAAAAATAGTATGATAGTTCGACTTAACATTGTGAAAACAATCTacgattaatacaaataatcaaacaagtgtgtgcgtgagtaaacgaaatcaaacggaggaagaaaagatataaacaaaaAGAGATCCTtgagtccagttgaaactgtctccttaaagctatttcgcctctcaccgtatgtgcgagtcgatagcctcccaggataaaacgaggtagcggcggcgttacggataacgagcaccttcagcgagcttgaacgggcacgaaactatcaccgagagagagagatttgtgtttagaggcgaatatgtttttggtgtgtctaaccctaacgccttagaggtgtttatataggtgtagatagacttgtgcgctactcttttccataattaaatatcattaattatggaatcggtgtaatacttgcaagctactctattccataaataatctgaaacagaatcagattaaatatatcaagacatacaccatatcaattaatctgaaacaaaatcaaattaatttatgccataatatttgagccaaattctaatggaaaataataatttccattattaagagaatatcatcatatctcacacatcttttagtcataatgctcaaaaatatgacttaccaatatgggacttatacccatattttccaacaatcccccacatgggtgagattggtgatcttagtagcacacaccagacagacagacagacagacacggagtttgacttggtgatagtttcttcgatcagatatagcatacgataggtagagaatgctccttgaaccttcgctcgagtaagcataccgactttactggtagacagtagacgtgcttgtccttgaactgttcgaccgtttatgtaaacgatgatatacttatcactatatcgtttctgactcgttcagctctcatgagtatgtccattttggc is a genomic window containing:
- the LOC141711161 gene encoding glyoxylase I 4-like, which codes for MKENMGNPLQLKSLNHISVVCRSVTESLDFYQNVLGFFPIRRPGSFNFDGAWLFNYSIGIHLLQSEDPEGMPKTSAINPKDNHISFQCESMSAVEKKLTEMKIEYVKARVEEGGVYVDQLFFHDPDGLMIEICNCDNIPVVPLAGESLRMCSLVSCSVQQKQLLETISALHIEK